Genomic window (Verrucomicrobiia bacterium):
GCTGGCCATGACTCATAACTTCCAACTTCGAAGGAGGGGATGTAAGGCGATAGTAAGTTCACTGGCAGGGGATTTCCCTTACGGGCAGTCCGCTATCTATGATGCCAGCAAACGGCCTAAACGGGTGATGCCTTCGGTGATGTCTTTTTCAGTGGCACCGCCGAAGCTCAGGCGCATCTCGTGGTTCGGCTTGGGGCGATGGGTGTCGTCTGCATAGGCAAGTTCACCGGGCACGTACAGGACGTCTTGGGCGAGGGCCTTTTTGAAGAAGGTGGATTTCATGCCGGTCTTCAAACGGACAGGTGTGCGGGCCCAGACATATAATCCGCCTTCGGGCTGGCGCCATTGGACATCGGCAGGGAAGTGTTTCCTGATGGCGGCGACCATGACTGCGGCCTTGCTGGCGTAGCGTTCACGGAGCTGCGTGAGGTGACGCTCATAGGTGCCGGTGGCGAGGGCTTCAGCGAGGAGTTGCTGGAGGAGATTCGCGGTGCCGAAGTCGTGATTGCCTTTGATGCGGAGTACGGCGGGGAAGAGTTCCTTGGGCAGGATGCCAAAGCCGACGCGGATGCCAGTGGCGAAAGGCTTGCTGTAGGTGCCCGCGTAGATGACGCGATCGCTGCCTTTACAGGTCAGCGCAGAGGGCACGTCATCCCCTTTGAAACGCAGTTCGCGATAGGCTGCATCTTCAAGCAGATAGATGGGGTGGCCCGCGGCTTTTTCATACCGTTTGAGCAGTTTCAGGGCGGCGGCCTTGCGCTCGAGTCGAGTGGTGTAGCCGGTGGGATTCTGATGGTAGGTGACGAGATAGAGAGCCTTGAGCTTCGGCAACGAGCCTTCTTTCTTCAATTGCTCCAGGCAACGTTCGAGATCGGCCAGGTCCACACCTTCCGGGGTGAGCTTCACGCCGCGGCAATCGATGTTGCGGCTTTGGGCGATGCCGAGGAAAACGAAGTAGGTGGGGTCTTCCACGATGACGATGTCCCCGGTATCAAACAATGCCTCGGAAAGAAGGTAGAGCAATTGCTGCGAGCCATGGGTCATGAGGGTCTGCGCCACTGGGGCATCGGCCTTTCCATGGTCCAGGTGTTGCAGGCGTTTGACCGTGAGCTCACGCAAGCGGGCGTCACCGGCAGTGGCGCCGTATTGGAGGGCGGCTTGTCCGCGAGCGGCTTTCGTAAGCACTCTGCGGGCGAGGTCTTGGGCTTCCAACACGGGCAGGGAAGCATTATCGGTGAAGCCGGCCGCCAGGGAGATGATATGCGGATGGTCGAGCGTCTGCTTCATGAGCCAGGCGATGGGAGGTTCCGCGATGCGCTGGCCGAGTTGTGAAAGGGCGGTGCGTTTCATTGTTCTGACAGGCGGTATAGTGAGGATTCGGAGCTAAGACGGCAAGGAGTGAACCATGAAAGCCAATAAGAGGGAGGCGGAATCTTTTCCGCCGGGTGAAACCTGTGGTATCTTGCCTCAGGCAAAGGCCATATCATGAGTGAAGTGATCTATGACAATGTGCTTCATCCCACTGACTGCTCTGAGAGCGATGCCAGCGCCTTCGCCCATGCCCTGCGCATCGCGTTGGCCACGCAGCACCAGTTGACGCTCCTGCACGTTTGCAAAGTGGGTGAAAAATTTTCACAGGAAGATTTTCCTCATGTCCGTGCCACGCTTGTGCGCTGGTTGCATCTGCTGCCGCAGGAGAAACAGAAGGAGTTCGATGCCAGCGCGCTCAATATCTGCAAGTTCACCAAGACCGGTGATGACCCCGTGCTGGGAACACTAGAGCATCTGGTCAATCATCCCACGGATCTCATGGTCCTGGCCACTCATCAATATGAAGGGATCGACCGGCTGCTGCATCGGCCCACCGCCGAACCCATGGCCCGTTTCTGTGGTTTGAAAACCCTTTTCGTTCCCCGCCTGGGTCTGGGATTTGTAGATCCTGAAAATGGTGATCTGAATCTCCGGCACGTTCTGGTCCCCGTAGATTTCCAGCCTGATCCGCAAGCGGCATTGGATGCGGCGGCTGCGTTGTTGCGTCTGCTGAAGATCACGGATGTGCGCATCTCCATCCTGCATGTGAGCAGCGAGGACAAGGAGCCAACGCTCACCTTGCCTATCGATTCCGGCTGGAAGATCACCCGCTATCGGACGGAAGGCAACGTGGTGGACGGCATACTTCAGATGGCCTTTGAACAACACGCCGACCTGATCGCGATGTCCACGGAAGGCCACACCGGATTCCTCGATGCTCTCCGGGGCAGCATGACAGAGCGCGTGGTGCGCGAAGCCAAATGCCCGGTGCTCGCGGTGCCTGTGGGGCAACCGTAAAAATTCCCGCCGCAGGCGCTTCCGCGAAGTAAAGAGGAGTAATGGTAACTTTCTGCCCAGGCGGAGCGTCCATTGGAAGGACCCCACCCATCATGAATAAGCCAGGGGTTCACAAGATATCCGGTTTAGGATACATTAACTGAATTCCACAGAGCATGTTCATGAAGCCCCGTCCGACATGGTCGCTCGGTCTTGCACTCACGACATTATTGAGTGCTGTCACCGCCTTCGGTGCAGACCCGAAGGAAGCGGGTGAAGTCCTCTTCGTGCATCGCATCCAGCCGCTCTTCAAAGAGAAGTGTCTGGCCTGCCACGGGGATGACGAGAAGAAGATCAAGGGTGATCTGGATATGCGCACGCTGGTGGGATTATTGAAGGGTGGAGAAAGTGAGAAGCCATCGGTCATCGCGGGAAAGCCTGAGGAGAGCCCGCTCTATCTCGCGGCAACACGTCTGCATGAAAACACGTGGTCGCCCATGCCACCGAAGGAGAATGACAAGCTCACGCCGGAACAACTCGCGTATCTGAAGGAATGGATCGTAGCCGGTGCACCTTGGCCGGA
Coding sequences:
- a CDS encoding universal stress protein, with product MSEVIYDNVLHPTDCSESDASAFAHALRIALATQHQLTLLHVCKVGEKFSQEDFPHVRATLVRWLHLLPQEKQKEFDASALNICKFTKTGDDPVLGTLEHLVNHPTDLMVLATHQYEGIDRLLHRPTAEPMARFCGLKTLFVPRLGLGFVDPENGDLNLRHVLVPVDFQPDPQAALDAAAALLRLLKITDVRISILHVSSEDKEPTLTLPIDSGWKITRYRTEGNVVDGILQMAFEQHADLIAMSTEGHTGFLDALRGSMTERVVREAKCPVLAVPVGQP
- a CDS encoding PLP-dependent aminotransferase family protein, giving the protein MKRTALSQLGQRIAEPPIAWLMKQTLDHPHIISLAAGFTDNASLPVLEAQDLARRVLTKAARGQAALQYGATAGDARLRELTVKRLQHLDHGKADAPVAQTLMTHGSQQLLYLLSEALFDTGDIVIVEDPTYFVFLGIAQSRNIDCRGVKLTPEGVDLADLERCLEQLKKEGSLPKLKALYLVTYHQNPTGYTTRLERKAAALKLLKRYEKAAGHPIYLLEDAAYRELRFKGDDVPSALTCKGSDRVIYAGTYSKPFATGIRVGFGILPKELFPAVLRIKGNHDFGTANLLQQLLAEALATGTYERHLTQLRERYASKAAVMVAAIRKHFPADVQWRQPEGGLYVWARTPVRLKTGMKSTFFKKALAQDVLYVPGELAYADDTHRPKPNHEMRLSFGGATEKDITEGITRLGRLLAS